The proteins below come from a single Nostoc sp. KVJ3 genomic window:
- a CDS encoding glutathione S-transferase family protein produces MPFHSERSHRKSRTTNRRSRRAISRFKRLHFQAPLTQSSKVRRMKLYSVPISPFAARVRLSIYRKGLNIEIVPPPEGGIKSDAYLAVNPMGQVPTLLLDSGFALPESATILEYLEDVFPTPSLRPTDVEDLARVRLFLRLPDFHIRPSIFALRGMRDPANRNEDVVKTQFEILDQGLSYIDHYLSDDVWAVGDRPSTADCALVPILNIVSLMLSVYDHSDLISKYQKLNAYWQAAKTDEINAKVIAEQLAAIPKA; encoded by the coding sequence GTGCCATTCCATTCTGAGCGATCGCATCGAAAATCTCGAACGACGAATCGCCGATCTCGAAGGGCAATTTCACGATTCAAACGATTGCATTTCCAAGCTCCATTAACCCAATCATCGAAAGTGAGGCGCATGAAACTTTATAGTGTTCCTATTTCACCCTTTGCCGCCCGCGTGCGATTGTCCATCTATCGCAAAGGTCTAAACATTGAAATTGTCCCACCGCCAGAAGGCGGCATTAAAAGTGATGCCTATTTAGCTGTGAACCCTATGGGACAGGTGCCGACTTTGTTATTGGACTCTGGTTTTGCACTCCCAGAATCAGCAACGATCCTTGAATATCTAGAAGATGTCTTCCCAACACCATCTTTGCGACCGACTGATGTTGAGGATTTAGCCCGTGTTCGTTTGTTCTTGCGCCTCCCAGATTTTCATATTCGACCATCCATCTTTGCTTTAAGAGGTATGCGAGATCCAGCCAATCGCAATGAGGACGTGGTTAAAACTCAATTTGAAATTCTGGATCAGGGCTTGTCATATATCGATCATTACCTGAGCGATGATGTCTGGGCAGTGGGTGATCGACCGTCAACCGCTGACTGTGCCCTCGTTCCCATACTCAATATAGTCAGTTTAATGTTATCGGTCTATGACCACTCGGATCTCATCAGCAAGTATCAAAAGCTTAATGCCTATTGGCAGGCAGCCAAGACCGATGAAATTAACGCCAAAGTGATTGCCGAACAACTGGCTGCCATACCAAAAGCTTAG
- a CDS encoding methyltransferase family protein, which translates to MEEDISDNPGVIAFPPALYAGTLLIGLVLSFMFPIDFLSRSVALFLGVLAIICAGLIVTSAFRTMNRAQTEVNPSRPTTAIVSDGVFRLSRNPIYLSLTLLYIGIALLLGALWALLLLFPLLVIVQIGIVQREESYLERKFGDEYLRYKARVRRWV; encoded by the coding sequence ATGGAAGAGGACATATCGGATAATCCTGGAGTAATTGCTTTTCCGCCAGCACTCTATGCTGGAACATTATTAATCGGATTAGTACTTAGTTTCATGTTTCCAATCGACTTTTTATCGCGATCTGTAGCACTATTTTTGGGAGTATTAGCGATTATTTGCGCGGGTTTGATAGTAACTTCAGCTTTTCGGACGATGAATCGCGCACAGACAGAGGTTAACCCTTCACGTCCGACAACAGCGATCGTTTCGGATGGAGTTTTTAGGTTAAGCCGCAACCCAATTTATTTGTCTCTGACGCTGCTTTACATCGGTATCGCGTTGCTATTGGGTGCGCTCTGGGCATTGCTACTATTATTCCCCCTTTTGGTGATTGTGCAAATCGGGATTGTTCAGCGCGAAGAAAGTTACTTGGAGCGTAAATTTGGCGATGAATACTTACGCTACAAGGCACGAGTGCGTCGCTGGGTATAA
- a CDS encoding transposase family protein: protein MVHKNDIKILTELLDLDDIKVISHRLHEGIGIILKTESKKLDANCPNCGTKSHNLHQNHRHIIKDLPFGDKPVFLEINRRQFKCRKCQKPFSEHLDFVRKKRTYTNF, encoded by the coding sequence ATGGTTCATAAAAATGATATAAAAATCCTCACAGAGCTTCTTGATTTAGATGACATAAAAGTAATATCACATCGTCTTCATGAGGGGATTGGAATAATTTTAAAAACTGAATCGAAAAAATTAGATGCTAATTGTCCTAATTGTGGCACAAAAAGCCATAATTTACATCAAAATCATCGACATATTATTAAAGATTTACCCTTTGGAGATAAACCAGTATTTTTAGAAATAAATAGGCGACAATTCAAATGCAGAAAATGTCAAAAACCATTTAGTGAACATCTCGATTTTGTGAGGAAGAAAAGAACTTATACAAATTTCTAA
- a CDS encoding isopenicillin N synthase family dioxygenase: MVTIPVIDLSAFTHSNATNRQAVVKQIYQACHEIGFIYLQNSGISKDLIEEVFSYNQSFFKQPLEVKQKQPWSDEFCNTGYVALERERLAPNKPGDLKEAFNVNKEGTVGMDACIVVFYNSCTKLANTVLQTFALALELPEDFLTTKHNQYNHTLRLLHYPPLQTPPKPGQVRAGEHSDYGSITLLFQDKVSGLEVRTTDGEWIEAAAIPDTVIVNTGDLMQRWTNHVFCSTHHRAIIPNDDRVNQSRYSIAFFCHPNDDVEIACLESCQKGESPIYPPILAREYLLQRLQATY; this comes from the coding sequence ATGGTCACAATTCCAGTAATTGATTTAAGTGCTTTCACTCATAGCAATGCAACAAATCGGCAAGCTGTTGTGAAACAAATTTATCAAGCTTGCCATGAAATCGGTTTCATCTACTTGCAAAATTCGGGAATCTCAAAAGACTTAATAGAGGAAGTGTTTAGCTACAATCAATCTTTTTTTAAACAACCTTTAGAAGTTAAGCAAAAGCAACCTTGGAGTGATGAATTTTGTAATACAGGATATGTTGCTCTTGAAAGAGAACGTCTTGCCCCCAATAAACCAGGTGACTTGAAAGAGGCGTTTAATGTCAACAAGGAAGGCACTGTTGGGATGGATGCTTGTATTGTTGTCTTCTATAATAGTTGCACAAAATTAGCTAACACAGTATTGCAAACCTTTGCTTTGGCGTTGGAATTGCCTGAAGATTTTTTGACGACAAAGCACAATCAATATAATCATACCTTGCGCTTGCTCCACTATCCCCCATTGCAGACACCACCCAAACCCGGACAAGTGCGTGCTGGAGAACATTCTGATTATGGCAGTATTACTTTACTTTTCCAAGATAAAGTTAGCGGACTCGAAGTAAGAACAACAGATGGAGAATGGATTGAGGCAGCTGCAATTCCTGATACTGTTATAGTCAATACTGGTGATTTAATGCAGAGGTGGACAAATCATGTGTTTTGTTCAACTCACCATCGGGCGATCATTCCTAATGACGATAGGGTGAACCAGTCTCGGTATTCTATTGCTTTTTTTTGTCATCCTAATGATGATGTAGAGATTGCTTGTTTGGAGAGTTGCCAAAAAGGAGAATCCCCTATTTATCCGCCTATTCTAGCAAGAGAATATCTTTTACAACGGTTGCAAGCAACATATTAG
- a CDS encoding NAD(P)/FAD-dependent oxidoreductase: MKTYDWIVIGGGITGAALAYELGKVGSDVLLVEKYEIPQNATRYSYGGLAYWSGTTAFTRQLCKQASDRYRILSLELDADIEFRELDLLLTIPASSDPEAIAASYNNCADVPHLLSPEAATELEPLLNQQAISGALTVKHGHIHPQKTAQAYIQAFLRGGGEVQITQVLQILESGVETTTATYHSANVVICAGGLSRQLLKASGISVKIYFTHAEIIEIAPVDIRLSTLLMPANVQRFQLEAQSAQVDEFWDQPGNEPVPAILDAGAIQFQDGSLRLGQISRVLTDPYAKVNSQASEKWLRESVGEVLPTLKNLPGTWHHCLVAFSGNQFPVIGGVPGLDNVYVFSGLSNPLVMIPPLAERFANTNSL, encoded by the coding sequence ATGAAAACTTACGACTGGATTGTAATTGGTGGTGGGATTACGGGTGCTGCGCTTGCTTATGAATTAGGAAAAGTAGGCTCTGACGTACTTCTGGTGGAAAAATATGAAATACCACAGAATGCAACTCGTTATAGTTATGGGGGGCTTGCCTATTGGTCAGGTACTACAGCATTTACTCGCCAATTGTGCAAACAAGCAAGCGATCGCTATCGTATCCTATCTCTTGAGTTAGACGCTGATATCGAGTTTCGGGAATTAGATTTATTACTGACTATTCCAGCTTCTAGTGACCCAGAAGCGATCGCTGCATCCTATAATAATTGTGCAGATGTACCGCATTTACTTAGCCCAGAAGCAGCTACTGAACTGGAACCACTCTTAAATCAACAGGCGATATCTGGTGCTTTAACTGTTAAACATGGTCATATTCATCCACAAAAAACAGCACAAGCTTACATTCAAGCTTTTTTGCGTGGTGGGGGTGAAGTGCAAATTACCCAAGTATTACAAATATTAGAAAGTGGTGTAGAAACCACCACTGCAACTTACCACAGTGCAAATGTTGTTATCTGTGCAGGTGGACTTAGCCGTCAACTATTAAAGGCATCTGGTATTTCCGTTAAAATATATTTTACCCACGCAGAAATAATTGAAATTGCACCAGTTGATATCAGGTTAAGCACCTTACTTATGCCGGCAAATGTGCAACGATTTCAATTAGAAGCCCAATCCGCTCAAGTCGATGAATTTTGGGATCAGCCAGGTAATGAACCAGTACCAGCGATTTTAGATGCTGGCGCAATTCAATTTCAAGATGGCAGTTTACGCTTGGGTCAAATTAGCCGCGTTCTCACAGATCCTTATGCCAAGGTAAACTCACAAGCGAGTGAAAAATGGTTGCGAGAAAGTGTCGGGGAAGTGTTACCAACTTTGAAGAATTTACCAGGAACTTGGCATCATTGCTTAGTGGCATTTAGTGGTAATCAATTTCCTGTAATTGGTGGTGTTCCAGGATTAGACAATGTTTATGTATTTAGTGGATTAAGCAATCCTCTGGTAATGATACCACCTTTAGCAGAACGCTTTGCTAATACCAATTCTCTATGA